The Anopheles coluzzii chromosome 2, AcolN3, whole genome shotgun sequence genome window below encodes:
- the LOC125906477 gene encoding uncharacterized protein LOC125906477 isoform X1 yields MFHLRCWIGSATLLICALLLNATAGRSVGSLVNLSRPVRDTVTDGIEVELSASGEDMRSAIPVISDIQRVEKIADLLISIGEHVIPALLDGLAEQVTAANPERRLLHHIDKAVAPDQTL; encoded by the exons ATGTTTCATCTGCGCTGTTGGATTGGTTCGGCTACATTGCTCATCTGTGCGCTTTTGCTCAACGCAACAGCAGGACGAAGTGTAGGGAGTCTCGTTAAT CTGTCTCGTCCAGTTCGTGATACGGTGACAGATGGCATCGAAGTAGAGCTGTCCGCTTCGGGAGAGGACATGCGATCAGCCATTCCAGTGATCAGCGACATTCAACGTGTGGAGAAAATTGCCGATCTGTTGATTTCTATCGGGGAACACGTAATTCCTGCCTTGCTGGATGGGTTGGCCGAACAGGTAACTGCTGCTAATCCGGAACGAAGACTTTTGCACCACATCGACAAAGCAGTAGCGCCGGATCAAACATTATAG
- the LOC120948921 gene encoding zinc finger FYVE domain-containing protein 9: MDLVDIDKVLDDLELNEDDGNSVATRPADAKATVNGTAAESQTAVAAALGPATAAQEKLKFKANVVNVSTVFSSLNEYVNAGGTELGGATKHVSLPDSHDLGIPSERKPLLTPPSTSSISSEVKTSSAAATSSSVPTSPQHVASTPATSPDSSATSVSCCSSRVASSSASSSAHSSSASSSSSSASSSDVEEADKQQEAKGHELAHEKLPEELSSLSGDDYVLDTSSMTTLATTNEGGARKGTTAGDAQDTSAFSYKNSLYSDTLSNDVINLEGISSISSIVAVDLSRSGQVPLVRETNEVVEGAPVAKDEIETTAQDDVERPGKPHEGEDARKPVIGFESTMDDVSDTELESYLQELEEFDFRSVNVESAMPPKPNAESVTELDPAVTTESQQPEIEAPAGGDVVHGSMIVQDRAADENSIDSRSDDEISPSSSRGENEDDLISQASTLEFNDLAMGATAAVVATTPVAAAVDPSDRALAAASELEIPIPIDTEEPGDFTLDEDGSEIRFIDCTETESERRLGQSAAGEDDPANVVPHPERPTSLELGSVAVVNEAGLTDGGIAASPGHTPPSSRVIVPEQGLALSSTSSDDFGTSIEARTASHAAEEEAASRLAIADPIQSPIAAPVPVVPLLSPAQAQLGKIQPFWVPDNSTKFCMQCNQKFSVIKRRHHCRACGQVLCSTCCCLKAKLEYLGDVEARVCIECDVILSIQQQQAMEAEQYQLAGMQSGDSRSSLAVSGASGQRQPNPNNPMEYCSVIPPLQQAAASNQPQSPISVMVPVGVLKRAGAPRNMRKDKNVIFSDGIRPGCDLTELDQNWDAVPTRTSPPRGRKPRVQTPPGGEDDVNAIPRVGGQLASLIPAEENKLPPVLKRISPTESKLVEIENDASLLEGLREVTLTFAIQKNFHVLVTVVELACCINRTVINFTTRGLHYVGQDEIIILLVLGDSRVLPKDIFVHLNEIYCEADRGHIITELGFSPARSNNFLGSKNHGGFLYVRPTYQCMKAVIAPEAPYLIGILIHRWEVPWAKILPLRLMLRLGALYQYYPCPHVSERERESVYVEIAQTIVNLLADFRHFSYTIPSVRGMVIHLEDHKTSILIPRNRYEQMVKVVDGSSEQLMAVGGNFSKLADGHLVCIQNTESGCPEATQYTTQAIDIESQPRKVTGASFLVLDGSLKPNSGLTGRCTILEDGLRVLIPPVKLQLVKEALKAMKDYQIVCGPTEGDDSQKELVSIEWTSNDLNFNIGVTSPIDRKAFDGVPSIRVHRGTDYSNSNHIIRWTEVFILKGDEESNHPGDPINMSKISETVAKTACKALVEYLDLLASNGHTKLALRISSNRGQMAYVAGSGGNQLAPLYSNALGQAVMELLERQATALHLDLHDIVFELIFHILDK, translated from the exons ATGGATTTGGTAGACATTGACAAGGTGTTGGACGATCTTGAACTGAACGAGGACGACGGCAACAGCGTTGCGACGAGGCCAGCGG ACGCCAAGGCCACAGTGAATGGCACAGCAGCGGAATCACAAACGGCAGTGGCAGCTGCTCTCGGACCGGCGACAGCTGCGCAGGAAAAGCTAAAATTTAAGGCCAACGTAGTTAATGTGTCAACCGTGTTTTCAAGTCTGAACGAGTATGTGAACGCGGGCGGAACAGAGTTGGGTGGAGCGACGAAGCATGTGAGCCTCCCGGACTCGCATGATCTGGGCATACCCAGTGAGCGGAAGCCACTCCTGACTCCTCCGTCGACCTCTTCGATTTCATCGGAAGTGAAAACATCCTCCGCTGCGGCTACGTCATCCTCTGTGCCGACTTCCCCACAGCACGTCGCGTCCACTCCGGCAACATCGCCCGATTCTTCTGCCACCTCGGTGTCCTGCTGTTCGTCACGGGTCGCTTCCTCATCGGCATCGTCTTCTGCGCATTCTTCTTCcgcgtcgtcgtcatcgtcgtcggcgTCCAGCAGCGATGTGGAAGAGGCCGACAAGCAGCAGGAAGCCAAAGGGCATGAGCTGGCTCATGAAAAGCTTCCCGAAGAGCTATCGTCCCTGAGCGGTGATGATTACGTGCTGGACACATCGTCGATGACCACGCTGGCCACCACTAATGAGGGAGGGGCACGAAAGGGCACGACGGCTGGCGATGCACAGGATACGTCGGCGTTCTCTTACAAGAACAGCCTGTACTCGGACACGCTGAGCAATGATGTGATAAATTTGGAAGGAATCTCGTCCATCTCCTCCATTGTGGCCGTCGATCTGTCGCGAAGCGGCCAGGTGCCGCTGGTGCGCGAAACCAATGAAGTGGTGGAGGGAGCGCCAGTAGCAAAGGATGAGATAGAAACGACGGCGCAGGACGATGTGGAACGGCCGGGCAAGCCGCACGAGGGCGAAGATGCTCGTAAACCGGTGATAGGGTTCGAATCGACGATGGACGATGTGTCCGACACGGAGCTAGAGAGCTATCTGCAGGAGCTGGAGGAGTTTGATTTTCGCAGCGTGAATGTAGAATCTGCGATGCCACCGAAGCCGAACGCAGAGTCCGTTACCGAGTTAGACCCTGCGGTAACCACAGAATCACAGCAACCGGAGATTGAAGCCCCTGCTGGTGGAGATGTGGTGCACGGTTCAATGATCGTGCAAGATCGCGCTGCAGATGAGAACAGTATCGATAGTCGTAGTGATGATGAAATCAGTCCCAGTTCCTCCCGTGGCGAGAACGAGGACGATCTGATTTCGCAAGCATCTACGCTGGAGTTTAACGATTTGGCAATGGGCGCAACTGCGGCAGTGGTCGCAACAACACCAGTAGCTGCCGCCGTGGATCCATCGGATAGAGCCCTGGCAGCGGCGTCGGAGTTGGAAATTCCCATCCCAATCGATACGGAGGAACCGGGTGACTTTACGCTGGATGAGGATGGAAGCGAGATAAGGTTCATCGATTGTACGGAAACGGAGTCGGAGCGTCGGTTGGGACAGTCGGCTGCCGGCGAAGATGACCCGGCGAACGTTGTGCCGCATCCGGAACGGCCAACCTCGCTAGAACTTGGCAGTGTGGCCGTGGTGAACGAAGCCGGCTTGACGGATGGTGGCATAGCGGCCTCCCCCGGACACACGCCTCCTTCATCCCGCGTTATCGTTCCCGAGCAGGGGCTTGCACTATCTTCCACAAGCTCGGACGATTTTGGAACGTCGATCGAAGCACGGACCGCATCACATGCAGCGGAAGAGGAAGCAGCGTCACGGCTAGCCATTGCCGATCCGATTCAATCGCCGATAGCCGCTCCAGTGCCGGTCGTCCCGCTGCTAAGCCCGGCACAGGCACAGCTCGGCAAAATACAGCCGTTCTGGGTGCCGGACAATTCAACCAAATTCTGCATGCAGTGTAACCAAAAGTTTTCCGTCATCAAGCGACGCCACCACTGTCGGGCATGCGGTCAGGTGCTCTGTTCGACGTGCTGCTGTCTGAAGGCCAAGCTGGAGTACCTGGGCGACGTGGAGGCCCGGGTGTGCATCGAGTGTGACGTGATACTGAgcattcagcagcagcaggcgatGGAGGCCGAACAGTATCAGCTGGCGGGAATGCAGAGTGGCGATAGCCGCAGCAGCCTGGCGGTGTCCGGTGCCAGCGGTCAGCGGCAGCCAAATCCGAACAACCCGATGGAGTACTGCTCGGTGATTCCTCCGTTGCAGCAGGCGGCCGCCAGCAACCAGCCCCAGTCGCCCATCTCGGTGATGGTCCCGGTGGGAGTGTTGAAGCGTGCGGGAGCCCCTAGGAACATGCGCAAGGATAAGAACGTCATCTTCAGCGACGGTATACGGCCGGGGTGTGATCTGACCGAGCTGGATCAAAACTGGGACGCCGTGCCGACCCGCACCTCGCCCCCGAGAGGCCGCAAACCGAGGGTCCAGACACCGCCCGGTGGGGAGGATGACGTTAACGCCATTCCGCGCGTTGGCGGTCAGTTGGCGTCGCTGATTCCGGCCGAGGAAAACAAACTGCCACCGGTGCTGAAACGAATCAGCCCCACGGAGAGCAAGCTGGTGGAGATCGAAAACGACGCATCGTTGCTGGAGGGATTGCGCGAGGTAACGCTGACGTTCGCGATCCAGAAGAACTTCCACGTGCTCGTGACGGTGGTGGAGCTGGCGTGCTGCATCAATCGAACTGTGATCAACTTCACGACCCGCGGGCTGCACTACGTGGGCCAGGACGAGATAATCATCCTGCTCGTGCTGGGCGATTCGCGCGTGCTTCCGAAGGACATTTTCGTGCACCTGAACGAAATCTACTGCGAGGCAGACCGGGGCCACATCATCACCGAGCTCGGGTTTTCGCCCGCCCGGTCGAACAACTTCCTCGGCTCGAAGAACCACGGCGGGTTTCTGTACGTGCGCCCGACCTACCAGTGCATGAAGGCGGTCATCGCGCCCGAAGCTCCGTACTTGATCGGTATCCTGATACACCGGTGGGAGGTGCCGTGGGCGAAAATACTGCCCCTGCGGCTGATGCTGCGCCTCGGCGCCCTCTACCAGTACTATCCGTGCCCGCACGTGAGCGAACGAGAGCGCGAATCCGTGTACGTCGAGATTGCGCAAACGATCGTGAACCTGCTGGCGGACTTTCGGCACTTTAGCTACACCATTCCGAGCGTGCGGGGCATGGTGATCCATCTGGAGGATCACAAGACGAGCATCCTGATACCGCGCAACCGCTACGAGCAGATGGTGAAGGTGGTGGACGGGTCCAGCGAGCAGCTGATGGCGGTGGGCGGCAACTTTAGCAAGCTAGCGGACGGCCATCTGGTGTGCATACAGAACACGGAGTCGGGATGCCCGGAAGCGACGCAGTACACGACGCAGGCGATCGACATCGAGAGCCAACCGCGCAAGGTGACCGGAGCGAGCTTTCTCGTGCTGGACGGTTCGCTCAAGCCCAACTCGGGCCTGACCGGCCGGTGCACCATCCTGGAGGATGGGCTGCGGGTGCTGATACCGCCGGTGAAGCTGCAGCTCGTCAAGGAGGCGCTGAAAGCGATGAAAGACTATCAGATCGTGTGTGGGCCGACCGAGGGAGACGACAGCCAGAAGGAGCTGGTGTCGATCGAGTGGACGTCGAACGATTTGAACTTCAACATAGGCGTCACGTCGCCGATCGATCGGAAGGCGTTCGACGGTGTGCCAAGCATTCGGGTCCACCGGGGCACGGACTATTCCAACTCGAACCACATCATCCGCTGGACGGAGGTCTTTATTTTAAAG GGAGACGAAGAATCTAACCATCCCGGTGATCCGATCAACATGTCGAAGATTTCGGAAACGGTCGCCAAAACGGCTTGCAAGGCACTGGTTGAGTATCTGGATCTGCTGGCGTCAAACGGACACACCAAACTAGCCCTGCGGATTAGCTCCAATCGCGGTCAG ATGGCGTACGTGGCGGGAAGTGGCGGAAACCAGCTAGCTCCTCTATATTCGAACGCGCTCGGACAGGCGGTGATGGAGCTGCTGGAACGGCAGGCCACGGCGCTACATCTCGATCTGCACGATATTGTATTCGAACTGATATTCCACATTCTTGACAAGTAG
- the LOC125906477 gene encoding uncharacterized protein LOC125906477 isoform X2: MFHLRCWIGSATLLICALLLNATAGRSLSRPVRDTVTDGIEVELSASGEDMRSAIPVISDIQRVEKIADLLISIGEHVIPALLDGLAEQVTAANPERRLLHHIDKAVAPDQTL, translated from the exons ATGTTTCATCTGCGCTGTTGGATTGGTTCGGCTACATTGCTCATCTGTGCGCTTTTGCTCAACGCAACAGCAGGACGAAGT CTGTCTCGTCCAGTTCGTGATACGGTGACAGATGGCATCGAAGTAGAGCTGTCCGCTTCGGGAGAGGACATGCGATCAGCCATTCCAGTGATCAGCGACATTCAACGTGTGGAGAAAATTGCCGATCTGTTGATTTCTATCGGGGAACACGTAATTCCTGCCTTGCTGGATGGGTTGGCCGAACAGGTAACTGCTGCTAATCCGGAACGAAGACTTTTGCACCACATCGACAAAGCAGTAGCGCCGGATCAAACATTATAG
- the LOC120949703 gene encoding mpv17-like protein, with protein MWWKFIVEVTNEYKILRGMISYSALWPIGCLIQQTFEGKRLKNYDWERCLRYSLYGTFVSAPMLYCWMRCANIMWPRTDFRSSLAKAFTEQAAYDPFAIVLFFYGMSILERRSQQQAGDEVRDKFFDTYKVGFFYWPMVQTVNFSLVKPKNQIVVAGFFSLIWTTFLAYVKTSKKQTTELAAAM; from the coding sequence ATGTGGTGGAAATTCATCGTCGAGGTTACGAATGAGTACAAGATCCTGCGGGGCATGATTTCGTACTCGGCGCTCTGGCCGATCGGGTGTCTCATTCAACAGACGTTCGAGGGCAAGCGGCTGAAGAACTACGACTGGGAGCGATGCTTACGCTACAGCCTATACGGTACGTTCGTGTCCGCGCCGATGCTCTACTGCTGGATGCGATGCGCCAACATCATGTGGCCCCGGACGGACTTTCGGTCGTCGTTGGCGAAAGCGTTCACCGAGCAGGCCGCATACGACCCGTTCGCCATCGTGCTGTTCTTCTACGGCATGAGCATCCTGGAGCGCCGGTCGCAGCAACAAGCCGGTGACGAGGTACGGGACAAGTTCTTTGACACCTACAAAGTCGGGTTCTTTTACTGGCCGATGGTGCAGACGGTAAACTTTTCGCTGGTCAAACCCAAGAACCAGATCGTCGTGGCCGGGTTCTTCAGTCTCATCTGGACAACGTTTCTGGCGTACGTAAAGACGAGCAAAAAGCAGACCACCGAGTTGGCAGCAGCGATGTAG
- the LOC120948922 gene encoding protein UXT homolog, giving the protein MVTQRMSTEDVEAFVHEHLKEDLRMYETQLKLINAEIMEYVQLKNMIETVLGQDRREEFKTLVNIGGNMFMKARAESVEHILVDVGLKVYVEFTIEEASRYVDVKIKVLTKQADTIRDKSIETRANIKLALLVIGDSQRLHTMHDNR; this is encoded by the coding sequence ATGGTCACACAGCGTATGTCGACGGAGGACGTGGAAGCGTTCGTCCACGAGCATCTGAAGGAGGATTTACGGATGTACGAAACGCAATTGAAGCTAATCAACGCAGAAATTATGGAGTATGTGCAGTTGAAGAACATGATCGAAACAGTCTTGGGGCAGGATCGACGCGAAGAGTTCAAGACGCTGGTCAATATCGGTGGGAACATGTTCATGAAGGCACGTGCTGAAAGCGTCGAACACATACTGGTGGACGTTGGCCTAAAGGTTTATGTAGAGTTTACGATTGAAGAAGCTTCACGGTATGTGGACGTGAAAATCAAAGTGTTAACCAAACAGGCAGACACTATTCGCGACAAAAGCATCGAAACGAGAGCCAATATTAAGCTCGCTCTGCTTGTTATAGGCGACTCACAGCGACTTCACACGATGCACGACAATCGGTGA